The following proteins are co-located in the Paenibacillus sp. JNUCC32 genome:
- a CDS encoding ABC transporter ATP-binding protein, translating to MTRLETRDLSLKYQDKFVIQHLGISFEKGSVYSIIGPNGCGKSTLLKALARQLKPAGGQVLLDSKPLSDLNGKDVARQLSYMAQSQEPIEITVKELVGYGRTPHQPYWNHVSAKDREITDWALEATALTPYEDRLLHTLSGGERQRAWIAMALAQQPGVLLLDEPTTYLDIAHQLEVLELVRGLNQQLNMTVIMVLHDINHASIYSDYILAMKSGKVEGYGSPSEVLTPDLLGRVFGVEASVETDPVRDKPICRITGLIKK from the coding sequence ATGACACGTTTGGAGACTCGCGATCTTTCGCTGAAATACCAGGATAAGTTTGTTATTCAACATCTGGGCATCTCCTTCGAGAAAGGATCCGTGTACAGCATTATCGGTCCGAACGGCTGCGGGAAGAGCACGTTGCTTAAAGCGCTTGCTCGCCAGCTGAAGCCCGCAGGAGGGCAGGTTCTGCTTGACAGCAAGCCGTTATCCGATTTAAACGGGAAGGACGTGGCCCGGCAGCTGTCCTATATGGCCCAATCGCAAGAGCCCATAGAAATCACGGTGAAGGAATTGGTGGGATATGGAAGAACGCCCCATCAGCCTTACTGGAATCATGTCAGCGCCAAGGACCGCGAGATCACGGATTGGGCATTGGAGGCAACCGCTCTTACGCCTTATGAGGACAGACTTCTGCATACGCTGTCTGGCGGAGAAAGACAGAGAGCGTGGATTGCCATGGCTCTGGCTCAGCAGCCAGGCGTGCTGCTTCTGGACGAGCCGACCACATACCTGGACATTGCCCATCAGCTGGAGGTTTTGGAGCTGGTTCGGGGATTGAATCAACAATTAAATATGACCGTTATCATGGTTCTGCATGACATTAACCACGCTTCAATCTATTCCGACTATATCCTGGCGATGAAATCAGGGAAGGTGGAAGGCTATGGCTCACCATCCGAGGTTTTGACGCCGGATCTGCTGGGCAGGGTGTTCGGTGTTGAAGCTTCTGTGGAAACCGATCCGGTTCGCGACAAGCCGATTTGCCGGATTACCGGATTAATCAAGAAATAA
- a CDS encoding VWA domain-containing protein, whose amino-acid sequence MITEEWKSAVPVYPFSAILGQEKAKRALLLYLVNPAIGGILVNGNPGSGKSALLHAASSLVKPRRILSVPVNVTADRLLGALDMAAAMKGGKLALAPGLLEEANGQLLLVDHMNLLSEAILKEIVSTLSTGSIYVQREGISTVRRSRFMLLAAMDPNEGRVSPPLLDHFGYCVTLDYVHDSVSRAEIIRRNLQFEHDPFAFQNRYRPQDETLRLRVEASAQALPQVQVSADMIQLSASIAREAGISSSRGDLSLIEGAKAAAAWDGRSAVTAADIREIAEFVLPHRMTHVMEKPRASSSGSPEQDNSKQPERSFEDHARSYPIPLQKSPEPKRNPHNTGNASSDNKQDVASRTVEQHADDRQHVSEGLEERVLLPDETFTMKPLQLEGKRKIEHEGSGKRNKSRANQKKGRAMGYMYPGRNLRTDVALDATIRAAAPYQTIRTKKDEVAFAIEFDDLRLKKRENRVGATLLFVVDASGSMAARKRMTAVKGAILSLLQDAYEKRDRIGMIAFRNNEAELILPVTRSIEAASKQLRDIPTGGKTPLADGLAKAHKVLHSEKRRNNDTLPVMIIVTDGRANESSIGLSAYADIWNECLEAAKLIRAAGIWSLVLDTEQGFVKLGRSRELADALGAEYRLLDHVDDEGIARAVRTTMK is encoded by the coding sequence ATGATAACGGAAGAATGGAAGAGCGCTGTCCCGGTATATCCATTCAGTGCGATTCTGGGCCAAGAGAAGGCCAAACGAGCTTTACTGCTCTATCTTGTCAATCCAGCGATTGGAGGCATACTTGTTAACGGCAATCCCGGGTCAGGAAAAAGCGCCCTGCTGCATGCGGCCTCTTCTTTGGTCAAGCCGCGCCGAATCCTATCCGTACCCGTCAACGTTACGGCTGACCGGCTGCTCGGCGCTTTGGATATGGCAGCCGCCATGAAAGGCGGAAAGCTAGCGCTTGCTCCGGGATTGCTGGAAGAAGCCAATGGACAGCTCCTGCTTGTAGACCATATGAATCTACTATCTGAAGCGATCTTGAAGGAGATCGTCAGCACGCTGTCTACGGGCTCGATCTATGTGCAAAGAGAGGGGATATCCACGGTTCGGAGAAGCCGTTTTATGCTGCTTGCAGCAATGGATCCCAATGAAGGCCGGGTATCGCCTCCCCTTCTGGACCATTTTGGTTATTGCGTTACGTTGGACTATGTTCACGATTCCGTATCAAGAGCAGAGATTATACGCCGAAATCTGCAGTTTGAGCATGATCCGTTCGCATTCCAGAACCGATATCGGCCGCAGGATGAAACGCTGCGTCTTCGCGTCGAAGCCTCCGCACAAGCTCTTCCCCAAGTTCAGGTGAGCGCGGACATGATTCAATTGTCAGCCTCCATCGCCAGAGAAGCCGGGATCAGCAGCTCCAGGGGCGATCTCAGTCTGATTGAAGGGGCAAAAGCTGCCGCCGCTTGGGATGGGCGTTCCGCGGTTACCGCCGCCGACATCCGGGAGATAGCTGAATTTGTGCTGCCCCACAGAATGACACATGTAATGGAGAAGCCCCGTGCTTCTAGCAGCGGCTCACCTGAACAGGATAACAGTAAACAGCCGGAACGTTCTTTTGAGGATCATGCCCGCTCCTATCCAATTCCTCTACAGAAAAGTCCCGAACCGAAACGGAATCCCCATAATACGGGCAACGCTTCTTCTGACAACAAACAAGATGTGGCCAGCCGTACGGTAGAGCAGCATGCGGATGATCGACAGCACGTATCAGAAGGTTTGGAGGAACGGGTGCTGCTGCCAGACGAAACGTTTACAATGAAGCCGTTGCAGCTCGAGGGGAAGCGCAAGATTGAACACGAGGGATCGGGAAAACGAAATAAATCCCGGGCTAACCAGAAGAAAGGGAGAGCTATGGGGTATATGTACCCGGGCAGGAACCTGCGAACCGACGTGGCTTTGGATGCCACGATCCGCGCAGCGGCTCCCTATCAAACAATCAGAACAAAAAAAGACGAGGTGGCGTTTGCCATTGAGTTTGATGATTTGCGTCTAAAGAAAAGAGAGAACCGGGTAGGGGCAACCTTGCTGTTCGTCGTTGACGCCAGCGGGTCTATGGCGGCTCGAAAGCGAATGACCGCCGTCAAAGGCGCTATTCTGTCACTGCTGCAGGATGCTTATGAGAAAAGAGACCGAATTGGGATGATCGCCTTCAGAAACAACGAAGCCGAGCTGATCCTTCCGGTGACGCGCAGCATCGAAGCCGCGTCCAAGCAGCTTCGGGACATTCCCACAGGGGGAAAGACGCCTCTGGCAGACGGGCTGGCCAAAGCGCACAAGGTGCTCCATTCGGAGAAACGCAGAAATAACGATACGCTTCCGGTCATGATCATCGTAACGGATGGCCGTGCCAATGAAAGCTCCATCGGATTAAGCGCGTATGCTGACATTTGGAACGAATGTCTGGAAGCGGCTAAGCTGATCCGCGCTGCCGGAATTTGGTCCCTGGTATTAGATACGGAGCAGGGATTTGTCAAATTGGGACGTTCGAGGGAGCTGGCTGACGCTTTAGGCGCTGAATACAGATTACTTGACCACGTAGATGACGAAGGTATTGCACGGGCTGTCCGCACCACCATGAAATGA
- a CDS encoding cobaltochelatase subunit CobN produces the protein MKIAVLTTSHAAMRDLSQLYKKWDASFRSRLALSVLNVEGTLSDEEWKRLKAKVEEAEFIIHDPHGTPAQTLSRIYDLCQGHEAQQVILGGNADGIQDLFRLGSLRYEDIAGSGQRGDPTGSSARIDINQDLEHYRTLLDYWRHSSIDNLEHMLGYIATTFGQITDWPPVEPPSVLETLGIYDPLLKRPYESLKAYQSVTPVRTDLPTVAVLFMGYSYPLHTGEIVGGIIQDLRKFANVLPIALTSLVRVDPQRLRSLLMQGGSQGGKIDLIVNFVPFRLGAGPTGGKSDEILSLIKEVEAPMFHPFFLTRREREEWEGSLQGLSPSEFLVQMMLPELDGSIDMLPVAALSGREYDEEMQLHTKELRVIEERARRLISRVRRYLDLRTKQPSEKRIAIIGYNYPPGEGHLFQASFLDTFESISRIATAMKDHGYTTEAFTGAELRERFLREGAVNSGVWTDERWSVELPTYDNKAYEQNNKVFANRRDELIQQWGEAPGNIMTTEEGAFKIPGLLSGNLFIGVQPSRGVHEHPEAAYHDKSLLPHHQYLAFYQYIRDEFKADAILHVGTHGTLEFLEGKESGMSGDCLPDALIQDLPHFYMYYVGNPSEAMIAKRRSHAALIGYQSPPFTSSGLYGEYVELEAMLHEYRETERLNPTRVPDVRKRIRDQAASLSMETDDLEELEIELYRIRRSVIPNGLHVVGEGYNHEEAAGHMKMILSHEQGKLGSLQSVFAASMAWDYDSLLENRDIERLQLLDECVGKAVLSFIHNEAIPEPPQLPDEMKARWNDIWNHGLTAYHSTKADMELKNLLRALDGAYLPVSLAGDSVRNPEVLPSGNNLVQFDPRSIPSRTAAATGLKIAENTLKLYYEAHQKYPETTALVMWGLETSRTQGETLGQILAYLGVRIKERGHSMHMGYEIIPLSELNRPRINVVVHICGFFRDMFPDQLFMLYRIFREVSELDEPMDQNWFKQHSELLYRQLRNAGAGHDEAWDLACARIYGPAEGEYGTSVTKLIETKQWEEESQIGASFMNSLKHVYSANYRGKEMLELYQANLAAVDIVSQIRSNHEHEITDLDHYYEFFGGLAKSVEIVKGSRAEMYITDTTREQALTEEVRKSIQRGVRTRLLNPKWMDGLLKHDFHGAQNIADRTENLLGLAATTNQVDSWIFSSVHKEYVADEQRSKQMRDNNRSAYHSMLETLLESHQRNYWDASEDELGMLRDRYLELEGDLEGRNT, from the coding sequence GTGAAAATCGCCGTTCTGACGACATCGCATGCAGCGATGAGGGATTTGTCGCAGCTATATAAGAAATGGGACGCATCTTTTCGCAGTCGTCTAGCGTTATCCGTGTTAAATGTAGAAGGAACATTGTCGGATGAAGAATGGAAGCGGCTGAAGGCAAAGGTAGAGGAAGCGGAGTTTATTATTCATGATCCGCACGGTACGCCGGCTCAGACCCTTTCCCGCATTTATGATCTTTGCCAAGGTCATGAGGCGCAGCAGGTGATTTTAGGAGGGAATGCGGATGGGATTCAAGATTTGTTCCGATTGGGATCGCTGCGTTATGAAGATATTGCCGGAAGCGGTCAACGAGGGGATCCGACGGGTTCTTCCGCACGGATTGATATAAATCAAGATCTCGAGCATTATCGAACCTTACTTGATTACTGGAGACATTCAAGTATCGACAATTTGGAGCATATGCTGGGCTATATCGCTACAACATTTGGCCAAATAACGGATTGGCCGCCGGTGGAACCGCCTTCTGTTCTAGAGACGTTGGGTATTTACGACCCACTCTTGAAGCGACCGTATGAATCTTTAAAGGCCTATCAGAGCGTGACGCCCGTTCGGACCGATTTGCCGACGGTAGCCGTGCTATTTATGGGATACAGCTATCCGCTCCATACCGGTGAAATCGTAGGCGGTATCATTCAGGACCTTCGGAAATTTGCGAATGTCCTACCCATCGCACTCACTTCATTGGTACGCGTCGATCCCCAAAGGCTGCGAAGTTTGCTGATGCAAGGAGGCTCCCAGGGCGGTAAGATCGATCTAATCGTAAATTTTGTTCCGTTCCGGCTTGGCGCGGGGCCTACCGGAGGGAAAAGCGATGAGATCCTATCCTTAATAAAGGAAGTTGAAGCGCCGATGTTCCATCCGTTCTTCTTAACGCGAAGGGAACGGGAAGAATGGGAAGGCTCGCTGCAAGGTTTATCGCCTTCCGAATTTTTGGTCCAAATGATGCTGCCCGAGCTCGACGGGAGCATTGACATGCTTCCGGTTGCCGCATTATCCGGTCGTGAATACGATGAGGAAATGCAGCTTCACACGAAGGAACTGCGGGTCATCGAGGAGCGAGCGCGGCGGTTGATCAGCAGAGTTCGTCGATATTTGGACCTTCGAACCAAGCAGCCGTCGGAAAAGCGTATCGCCATCATCGGCTATAACTATCCTCCCGGAGAGGGGCATTTATTTCAGGCATCGTTTCTGGATACGTTCGAATCCATATCCCGAATCGCGACAGCGATGAAAGATCACGGCTACACGACAGAGGCATTTACCGGAGCTGAATTAAGGGAACGCTTCCTTCGGGAAGGAGCGGTCAATTCCGGAGTCTGGACGGACGAGCGTTGGTCCGTTGAACTTCCAACGTACGACAATAAGGCTTATGAGCAGAATAATAAAGTGTTTGCCAATCGCAGGGATGAGCTTATTCAGCAGTGGGGAGAGGCGCCGGGCAATATTATGACGACGGAGGAGGGAGCATTCAAAATCCCCGGTTTGCTAAGTGGAAACCTGTTTATCGGGGTTCAGCCCAGCCGGGGCGTTCACGAGCATCCCGAGGCTGCTTACCATGACAAGAGCCTTCTTCCGCACCATCAGTATTTAGCCTTTTATCAATACATTCGGGACGAATTCAAGGCGGATGCCATCCTGCACGTAGGAACCCACGGAACCCTTGAGTTTCTGGAGGGAAAAGAGAGCGGAATGTCCGGTGATTGTTTGCCGGATGCCCTGATCCAAGATCTTCCGCATTTCTATATGTATTACGTTGGAAATCCGTCCGAGGCAATGATCGCGAAGCGAAGGTCGCATGCTGCCTTGATCGGTTACCAATCCCCGCCCTTCACGTCAAGCGGATTATATGGTGAATATGTCGAGCTTGAAGCGATGCTGCACGAGTACCGGGAAACGGAACGGCTGAATCCAACGCGTGTTCCCGACGTAAGGAAGAGGATACGGGACCAGGCGGCATCGCTTTCTATGGAAACGGACGATTTGGAAGAGCTCGAAATCGAGCTGTATCGGATTCGAAGATCCGTGATCCCGAACGGTCTGCATGTCGTCGGCGAGGGCTACAACCATGAAGAAGCGGCAGGGCATATGAAAATGATTTTGAGCCATGAGCAGGGAAAACTTGGATCGCTGCAAAGTGTATTTGCGGCATCCATGGCTTGGGATTATGACAGCCTGCTGGAAAACCGGGACATTGAAAGACTGCAACTGCTGGATGAGTGTGTAGGAAAAGCCGTGTTATCCTTTATTCATAATGAAGCCATCCCTGAGCCTCCACAGTTGCCGGATGAAATGAAGGCACGCTGGAACGACATCTGGAATCACGGGTTAACGGCATATCACTCCACCAAAGCGGATATGGAGCTTAAGAACCTGCTGCGGGCGCTGGATGGGGCGTATTTGCCGGTTAGCCTAGCCGGGGACAGCGTTCGTAATCCGGAGGTTTTGCCGTCCGGAAATAACCTGGTTCAGTTCGATCCGCGATCCATTCCAAGCCGGACGGCAGCTGCGACCGGGTTGAAAATTGCCGAGAATACCTTGAAGCTGTACTACGAGGCCCATCAAAAATATCCTGAAACGACGGCACTCGTGATGTGGGGGCTGGAAACTTCGCGGACCCAGGGAGAGACGTTAGGCCAGATTCTGGCTTATCTCGGCGTCAGAATCAAGGAAAGGGGACATTCCATGCATATGGGATATGAAATCATTCCACTTTCCGAACTGAACAGACCGCGAATCAATGTCGTCGTGCATATCTGCGGTTTTTTCCGCGATATGTTTCCGGACCAGCTATTCATGCTTTATCGCATTTTTAGAGAAGTATCCGAGCTGGATGAGCCGATGGATCAAAATTGGTTCAAACAGCACTCGGAGTTGCTGTACCGACAGCTGCGCAATGCCGGCGCCGGGCACGACGAGGCTTGGGATTTGGCGTGCGCCCGCATTTACGGACCTGCCGAAGGAGAATATGGAACGTCCGTAACCAAGCTGATCGAGACCAAACAGTGGGAAGAGGAAAGCCAAATAGGCGCGTCATTTATGAACAGCCTGAAGCATGTATATAGCGCCAACTACAGAGGCAAGGAAATGCTTGAGCTGTATCAGGCCAACTTGGCGGCCGTGGATATCGTTTCGCAAATTCGGAGCAATCATGAGCACGAAATTACGGATTTGGACCATTATTACGAATTTTTCGGGGGGTTGGCGAAATCGGTAGAAATCGTTAAGGGCAGTCGAGCGGAAATGTATATCACCGATACAACGCGCGAGCAGGCATTAACGGAAGAAGTACGCAAATCGATTCAGCGAGGCGTTCGAACCCGCTTGCTTAATCCCAAGTGGATGGACGGATTGCTGAAGCACGACTTTCACGGGGCACAGAACATAGCCGACCGAACGGAAAACTTGCTCGGTCTGGCAGCGACAACGAACCAGGTGGATTCCTGGATCTTCTCTTCGGTTCACAAGGAATATGTTGCGGACGAACAGCGCAGCAAGCAAATGCGGGACAATAACCGTTCTGCATATCACAGTATGCTGGAAACTCTGCTGGAGAGTCATCAACGGAATTATTGGGACGCGTCGGAGGATGAATTGGGAATGTTGCGTGATCGTTATTTGGAGCTTGAAGGGGATCTGGAAGGCCGTAATACCTAG
- a CDS encoding ABC transporter substrate-binding protein — MYFRFKQRKKTSYIAAVSSFLLLLGFIMSACGGSETSSNPETKPSDNASLPVRSDPQENYITFQDATDRTITLQQQPERIVVLSPEFLDLLYAVGGEAVGRMEATGVSIPEEAEAISSVGSVSQINLEQVVSLRPDLVIGQARFHKELVQSLESSGIPVALMSLTSYEDMKTKAEWMAKIAGTKAQLPEKLEALEVRVNEIVEKLPDEERTFINMNVTPGGISIQKNGTSGLEIAKMLGLTNAAENLESSPNSPTTTPYSMEVLVKQDPDYIFLIIHGQKTVGEKKIKEELENNPAWASIGAVKEQHVIVVPSDLFLTNPGLHYDESLAYLAKLVYPEIYGDVE, encoded by the coding sequence ATGTACTTTAGATTCAAGCAACGCAAGAAAACATCTTATATCGCAGCCGTCAGTTCATTTCTCTTATTACTGGGATTCATCATGTCAGCTTGCGGGGGGAGTGAGACTTCCAGCAATCCGGAAACCAAGCCGAGTGACAATGCATCGTTACCGGTACGGTCTGATCCTCAGGAAAATTACATAACATTCCAGGACGCAACGGATCGCACCATAACGCTTCAGCAGCAGCCTGAACGCATCGTTGTGCTATCGCCCGAATTCCTTGATCTATTATACGCGGTCGGCGGAGAGGCCGTGGGACGGATGGAAGCTACCGGGGTTTCGATTCCTGAAGAGGCCGAAGCGATATCGTCCGTCGGCAGCGTCAGCCAGATCAACCTGGAACAGGTTGTATCGCTCAGACCCGATCTGGTTATCGGGCAGGCGCGGTTTCATAAAGAGCTTGTGCAATCGCTGGAGAGCAGCGGGATTCCTGTTGCCTTGATGAGTCTGACCAGCTATGAGGATATGAAAACCAAAGCCGAATGGATGGCGAAGATAGCGGGTACGAAAGCGCAGCTCCCGGAAAAGCTCGAAGCTCTGGAGGTTCGAGTAAACGAAATCGTGGAAAAATTACCGGATGAGGAACGTACCTTTATCAATATGAACGTCACGCCGGGCGGGATCTCGATACAAAAGAACGGCACATCGGGTCTGGAAATAGCGAAGATGTTGGGTCTGACCAACGCTGCCGAGAATCTGGAATCGTCGCCTAACAGTCCAACCACGACGCCTTACAGCATGGAGGTGCTTGTGAAACAGGATCCGGATTATATCTTTTTGATTATCCACGGACAAAAGACCGTTGGCGAGAAGAAGATTAAAGAGGAGCTTGAGAACAATCCGGCATGGGCCTCCATCGGGGCCGTCAAGGAACAACACGTCATTGTCGTACCATCCGATCTGTTTCTTACCAACCCGGGGCTTCACTATGATGAATCCCTGGCGTATTTAGCCAAGCTGGTGTATCCGGAGATCTATGGTGATGTTGAATAG
- a CDS encoding FecCD family ABC transporter permease yields the protein MLNRSVRHASLIIIFTIAAASACLISIATGAVMIPLRDIVTGILHHELPGMNRDIIWNIRLPRTLVAMLVGANLAVSGALLQGVMRNPLADPHIIGVSSGAGLFGIFLLVVVPQYDYLLTPAAFLGATLTAFIIYLLSWKDGVSPLRIVLSGVAVSAFLGSGISAMLTFYSDRVHGALIFMVGGLAAKSWPDLSTILPYSLIGLLLAMIFSKQMNIMMLGDINARNLGTRVELSRFMITAIATLLAASAVSIAGLLGFVGLIVPHIAKLLVGGDYRILIPSSALLGAAVLTFCDTLARMMFTPIELPVGIIMGALGAPFFLYLLRRRKA from the coding sequence ATGTTGAATAGATCGGTCCGTCATGCATCCCTGATCATTATTTTCACGATCGCTGCAGCTTCGGCGTGCTTGATCAGTATAGCTACCGGTGCCGTTATGATTCCGCTTCGGGACATTGTCACGGGTATCCTGCATCATGAGCTGCCAGGGATGAACCGGGATATTATCTGGAATATCCGGCTTCCGCGGACGCTTGTCGCGATGCTTGTAGGCGCGAACCTCGCGGTATCCGGGGCGCTTTTGCAAGGCGTCATGCGCAATCCGCTCGCTGATCCCCACATTATCGGAGTCTCCAGCGGCGCCGGACTATTCGGGATTTTCCTGCTGGTGGTTGTACCGCAATATGATTACTTACTGACGCCTGCAGCATTTCTCGGAGCGACTCTCACCGCGTTCATTATCTATCTTTTGTCTTGGAAGGATGGCGTTAGCCCTCTGCGGATCGTTCTGTCCGGGGTCGCTGTCTCCGCATTCTTGGGGTCCGGGATATCGGCGATGCTTACCTTTTACAGCGACCGCGTGCATGGCGCTTTAATCTTCATGGTCGGCGGGCTTGCAGCCAAAAGCTGGCCGGATCTCTCGACCATACTGCCTTACTCGCTTATCGGTCTTCTTCTGGCGATGATCTTCTCCAAGCAGATGAATATTATGATGCTGGGTGACATCAATGCACGGAATTTGGGGACGCGGGTTGAGCTGTCCCGTTTCATGATAACCGCAATCGCCACGCTGCTCGCAGCCAGCGCCGTCAGCATCGCCGGTTTGCTGGGGTTCGTCGGTCTGATCGTTCCCCACATCGCCAAGCTGCTTGTCGGCGGAGATTACCGGATTCTCATCCCGTCCTCTGCTTTGCTGGGCGCTGCCGTTCTGACGTTCTGCGACACGCTGGCAAGAATGATGTTTACACCGATTGAGCTTCCAGTCGGAATCATCATGGGCGCATTGGGAGCACCCTTTTTCCTTTATCTGTTAAGGAGGAGGAAAGCATGA
- a CDS encoding ATP-binding protein: MEHIDHQYPFTAIVGQSRMKLALILNVVNPKLGGVLIRGEKGTAKSTTVRALSGLVPDLNVVNLPVSATEDRIVGALDIEHAIKKGEKKFEPGLLAAAHGHILYVDEINLLDDHIVDVLLDAAAMGVNTVEREGISYSHPSRFLLVGTMNPEEGDLRPQLLDRFALSVEIGGERDVQERTLVIRRRLEYERDPASFAARFETEQKRVLNQILQARDRLGHIPISDDMLELAAKIGIALEVEGHRSDITLIKTAVALAAWQGKETVSLDHMQEAAHLVLPHRMRRQPFEATGGIEQRLQTILTSVEWVPS; the protein is encoded by the coding sequence TTGGAACATATAGATCATCAATATCCTTTTACAGCCATTGTCGGCCAATCCCGAATGAAGTTGGCTCTCATTCTGAATGTCGTGAATCCGAAACTCGGGGGCGTTCTGATACGAGGGGAAAAAGGAACGGCGAAATCAACGACGGTACGTGCCTTATCGGGGCTTGTGCCTGATCTGAACGTTGTCAATTTGCCGGTTAGTGCGACGGAAGACCGGATTGTCGGTGCTTTAGACATCGAGCATGCGATCAAGAAAGGAGAAAAGAAATTCGAACCCGGATTGCTGGCTGCGGCCCACGGCCATATCTTATACGTCGATGAGATTAATCTGCTCGATGATCATATCGTAGATGTGCTTCTGGATGCGGCTGCGATGGGGGTTAATACCGTTGAGAGAGAAGGCATTTCCTATTCCCATCCGTCACGGTTCCTTTTGGTAGGGACGATGAACCCCGAAGAAGGGGACCTGCGACCGCAGCTATTGGACCGGTTTGCACTGTCGGTGGAGATCGGCGGGGAAAGGGACGTTCAAGAGCGCACGCTTGTCATCCGTAGACGATTGGAATATGAACGGGACCCTGCTTCATTTGCAGCGCGATTTGAGACGGAGCAGAAGAGAGTATTGAACCAGATCCTGCAGGCCCGAGACCGTCTGGGCCATATCCCGATCTCGGACGATATGCTTGAGCTGGCAGCGAAAATCGGGATTGCACTGGAGGTGGAGGGACACCGTTCCGATATCACCCTCATCAAAACGGCGGTTGCCCTGGCTGCCTGGCAGGGGAAGGAGACTGTAAGCCTAGATCATATGCAAGAAGCGGCGCACTTGGTCTTGCCTCATCGCATGAGACGGCAGCCATTTGAAGCCACCGGCGGCATTGAGCAGCGATTACAGACGATACTGACTTCAGTCGAATGGGTACCGTCATGA